One stretch of Novosphingobium pentaromativorans US6-1 DNA includes these proteins:
- a CDS encoding NAD(P)H-dependent glycerol-3-phosphate dehydrogenase — MTCKVGVIGAGAWGTALAQSLASDGSDVLLWARESEVVAEINAQHRNSLFLPSAGLSPTIRATGDLAEMAGLSALLLVVPAQFLASIIALLPKGEHDLVLCAKGIEAGTGRLMSDVAAAAAPDAQLAVLSGPTFAHEVAAGLPTAVTLACAGGEAQWDRLAPLIVRHTLRPYYSDDVIGAEIGGAVKNVLAIACGVVEGLNLGQNARAALIARGYAEMLRFGIARGARAETLAGLCGLGDMVLTCNSTSSRNFSLGLAIGQGQSAAAALSGKNSVAEGAATAPVLAELAAREGIDMPIVQAVCRLLKGDAPAGTVVEDMLARPLRAEQEAST, encoded by the coding sequence ATGACGTGCAAGGTTGGGGTCATCGGCGCAGGCGCCTGGGGCACGGCCCTGGCGCAGTCGCTGGCGAGCGACGGCAGCGACGTGCTGCTCTGGGCGCGCGAGAGCGAAGTCGTGGCCGAAATCAACGCGCAGCACCGCAACAGCCTGTTCCTGCCGAGCGCCGGGCTTTCCCCGACGATCCGCGCTACCGGCGATCTTGCAGAGATGGCGGGATTGTCGGCGCTGCTGCTGGTGGTGCCTGCGCAGTTCCTGGCCTCCATCATCGCCCTGTTGCCCAAGGGTGAGCATGACCTTGTCCTGTGCGCCAAGGGGATCGAGGCCGGCACCGGGCGCCTGATGTCCGATGTCGCGGCCGCTGCCGCGCCGGATGCACAGCTGGCGGTGCTGTCCGGGCCGACTTTCGCGCATGAGGTTGCCGCCGGGCTGCCGACCGCGGTGACGCTCGCCTGCGCGGGCGGGGAAGCGCAGTGGGACCGGCTGGCGCCGCTGATCGTGCGCCACACCTTGCGCCCCTATTATTCCGACGATGTCATCGGCGCCGAGATCGGCGGCGCGGTCAAGAACGTCCTCGCCATCGCCTGCGGCGTCGTCGAGGGGCTCAACCTCGGCCAGAACGCCCGTGCGGCACTGATCGCGCGCGGCTATGCCGAGATGCTGCGCTTCGGCATCGCGCGCGGCGCGCGGGCTGAGACGCTGGCCGGCCTTTGCGGCTTGGGCGACATGGTACTGACCTGCAATTCCACTTCCAGCCGCAACTTCTCGCTCGGTCTTGCGATCGGGCAGGGTCAGTCTGCGGCGGCGGCCCTCTCGGGCAAGAACAGCGTTGCTGAAGGCGCGGCCACCGCGCCGGTCCTTGCCGAACTGGCCGCGCGCGAGGGGATCGACATGCCCATCGTCCAGGCCGTGTGCCGCTTGCTGAAGGGCGATGCGCCTGCAGGAACCGTAGTTGAAGACATGCTCGCACGGCCGCTGCGCGCAGAGCAGGAAGCCAGTACTTGA
- a CDS encoding lipopolysaccharide biosynthesis protein: protein MSETSGSAQGAPGSGDRDDIAALAKGGRTNFFGFFLRLAARIPFLFIAGRAAVYGPAALGRFASALVVIELCAMICTMGEKRGLAQRLSDTEGEVHPANVVADGMVLAILASCAAALILWFVPALTFPGGKYTEIDRLMVIAIPPLTLTEIWLAALAYRLRISPTVWSRAIVEPWTISIMAGAMIWIAPESGLSLAYIASIFAAAITAFIPFIREYGLPHHWRPKGGQMRRLAVRSMPIALADTIEWGTRRVDIFMLGFLAPPAAVGVYYAAQQVASLPQKLKTSFEPVLGPVITRNLKEKDYGAIARQVCQVGFWITAAQAGIALALGIPGEGVMGLVGREFVGGTGALAFLLAAEVVAATAVVSEAALIYVARVKNLVVSVVTIGLQAALTLAGIMLMQHYGYNSLYQAAAAAIALMLALGFASVVKSWMLAKHLGEKINNWRWALVWAAAPAVVIGFLATQYLPEWAELLFGIPAILGSYLYVIWKKAFGPEDRKLFQKTKAA from the coding sequence TTGAGCGAGACTTCCGGCAGCGCCCAGGGCGCGCCCGGTTCCGGCGACCGGGATGACATTGCAGCGCTGGCCAAGGGCGGGCGGACGAACTTCTTCGGGTTCTTCCTGCGCCTGGCCGCGCGCATACCGTTTCTCTTCATCGCCGGCCGCGCCGCGGTCTACGGTCCGGCCGCACTCGGTCGCTTCGCCTCCGCGCTGGTGGTGATCGAACTGTGCGCAATGATCTGCACGATGGGCGAGAAACGCGGTCTGGCGCAGCGCCTCTCCGATACCGAGGGCGAGGTCCATCCCGCCAATGTCGTTGCCGATGGCATGGTCCTCGCGATCCTCGCCTCGTGCGCGGCGGCACTGATCCTCTGGTTCGTGCCCGCGCTGACGTTCCCGGGCGGCAAGTACACCGAGATCGACCGCTTGATGGTGATCGCCATCCCGCCCCTGACCCTGACCGAGATCTGGCTGGCGGCACTGGCCTATCGCCTGCGGATCAGCCCGACGGTCTGGTCGCGCGCCATCGTCGAGCCATGGACGATCTCGATCATGGCGGGCGCGATGATCTGGATTGCGCCCGAAAGCGGCCTTTCGCTGGCCTATATCGCCTCGATCTTCGCAGCGGCGATCACGGCCTTCATCCCCTTCATCCGCGAATACGGCCTGCCGCATCACTGGCGCCCCAAGGGCGGGCAGATGCGCCGTCTTGCGGTCCGTTCGATGCCGATCGCCCTGGCCGACACGATCGAGTGGGGGACGCGCCGCGTCGACATCTTCATGCTCGGTTTCCTTGCGCCGCCCGCTGCGGTGGGCGTCTACTACGCTGCCCAGCAGGTCGCGAGCCTGCCGCAGAAGCTCAAGACCAGCTTCGAGCCGGTGCTGGGGCCGGTCATCACCCGCAACCTGAAGGAAAAGGACTACGGGGCGATTGCCCGGCAGGTCTGCCAGGTGGGCTTCTGGATCACCGCGGCGCAGGCCGGCATTGCGCTTGCACTCGGTATTCCGGGTGAAGGCGTCATGGGCCTCGTCGGGCGCGAGTTTGTCGGCGGCACCGGCGCACTGGCCTTCCTGCTGGCGGCAGAAGTCGTCGCCGCGACGGCAGTCGTCAGCGAGGCGGCGCTGATCTACGTCGCCCGGGTCAAGAACCTCGTGGTCTCGGTCGTCACCATCGGCCTGCAGGCGGCCCTGACGTTGGCAGGCATCATGCTGATGCAGCACTATGGCTACAATTCGCTGTACCAGGCGGCAGCCGCTGCAATCGCGCTGATGCTGGCGCTGGGCTTCGCCTCGGTCGTCAAGTCGTGGATGCTGGCAAAGCACCTTGGCGAGAAGATCAACAACTGGCGCTGGGCGCTGGTCTGGGCGGCCGCTCCGGCGGTCGTCATCGGTTTCCTCGCCACGCAGTACCTGCCGGAATGGGCCGAACTGCTTTTCGGCATCCCCGCAATCCTCGGTTCGTACCTCTACGTCATCTGGAAGAAGGCCTTCGGTCCGGAAGATCGCAAGCTGTTCCAGAAAACGAAGGCGGCCTGA